The following is a genomic window from Actinomadura sp. WMMB 499.
ATGGCAACGTCCCCTGCGGCCACCGCGCAGACCGGAACAGTTGGCGGACTGGGTGACGTGTACGGCGTCCGGGAATCCCTGGCGGAGCCGCTCCGCCTTTCGTCCGCCGTGCGGCGGACGGCCGTCCACGCTGCGGACGAGGTGGACGGACGTCGTCCGCCTCGTCCGCCGTTCGCCGCCGGCGGCCCACCGGGATCGGCCGGCTTCGGTGGTGCCTCTCCCGTTACCTGGCAACGTTGCCTATAGAACTTGGACACGCCAGATCGTTGCCTTGAGTTGACGATCGTTGTTGGGTGTTGCATCGTTGCTCTTCAACCGCGTTGTTCGGCGCCCCCCCGAGGGCGTGGGGCTGCCTCCTTGCAGGAGAGCGTCGACTCTTGCTGTGGTCAGCCGTCGAGCCCTGCTCTGCCTGTTCGCTCCGTATGTCCTTGGAGGGCTATGCGCGCCTTCAGAATCGTTGTCTTCCGGGAAGCGCTTGACCACCATCCCTGGACGCGAGGCGGACTCTGTGTCCTTCAACAGCCTGCCTTGAGGCTATGGGGAGGTGGCCAGCTTGAGTGTTGAGGATCCGTCGGACCGGAGTGTCGGCCGGGTGCAGGCGTATACGGTCGAGCAGGTCGCCGAGATGCTCCAGATCGGTCGGGACAAGGTCTTCATGCTCATCCGGACGGGCCGCCTGCGCAGCATCAAGATCGGGCGGCTGCGCCGGATCACCGAGCGGCAGCTCGCCGACTTCATCGCCTCCGCCGAGGATAAAATCTGACTCTGTGTAGCGTAAATGCTGCGCTGTGCTGCATGGAGTCCTGTGGTCCAGCTGCCTGAGCGGGGTCCGAGGCTCGCTTGCAGACACTCCATCGACGCGGGGGAGAGATCGCATGAGCAAGATCGTGATCGGTAAGTACGAAGGCACCATCTACCCGGAGAAAGGGGGCTACACCGGAGCCCTGGCGCTGGGCTTCGGACCGGACGGCAAGCGAAGACGGCTCAAGCGGAAGGGCAGGACCAGGAGCCAGGTCCTGGACCGGCTCAAGGCGGCCGTCGTGGATCTGGAGACGGGGGTCAAGAGCCCGGCGAACTACAACGTGGGGGAAGCCGTCGAGGATTGGCTCGCCAAGGGCCTCAGGGGACTGGACGACGACACGGTCGTCAACTACCGGAGCCTCGCGGGCAAGCACGTCATCCCGCTGATCGGCAAGGTCAGGCTCAAGGACCTGCGCGCCGATGACGTGGGCGAGTGGCTGGACGGGCTCGCCGGTTCACTGTCGTCCCGGAGCCTGCGGCTGGTGCACGCGATCCTCAAGCGCGCGATCCGGCAAGCCCAAGCGCGGGACATGGTCATTCGGAACGTGGCCGAGTTGGTCAAGACCCCCAAGGGGACGGCGGGACGCCCGAGTCGGGCGCTCACGCTCGATCAGGCGCGGGCCGTGCTGGAGGCGGCCCAGTCGTCGAGGCTTCACGCCTACGTGGTGGTCAGCCTCCTGACCGGGATCCGCACCGAGGAAGCCCGGGCGATGCAGTGGGACCACGTCGTCGCCCAGGCCGACGGCGAGGCGGGCTGGCGGCCGGTGACCGCGGACGGGTTCGAACACGAGAAGTTCGCCATCTACGTGTGGCGGTCTGTGCGGGCCCACGGCGACACCAAGACCGAGAAGTCACGCCGGACGCTGGAGTTGCCCGGGCAGGCCGCTGAGGCTCTGCGCAGGCACCACGCCCGCCAGGCCGCACAGCGGCTCCGGGCGGGGGAGGAGTGGCGGGATCACGGCCTCGTGTTCTGCTCGACCACCGGGCGGCCCCTGGACGCCGCGAACGTGCGGCGGGCGTTCCGTCTCATCACGAGGAAAGCGGGGATCGGAGAAAGCTGGTCGCCCCGGGAACTGCGGCACTCGTTCGTGTCGATCATGAGTGACAGCGGAGTGCCGATCGAGGCGATCGCGGACCTGTGCGGGCACTCGTCGCCGGCGGTGACGGGGGAGGTGTACCGGCATCAGTTGAGGCCGGTCATCACCCGGGGTGCCGAGGTCGCGGACGCGGTGTTCGGTCCGGGGAAGTCGGCGTAGGACGAGGGTGGGTGGCTCCCCTTTTGGCTCCCCATCGGCATTGAAGATCGAAAAAGGGGCCTCGGATGATCTCCGAAGCCCCTCTGACCTGGTGTTTCTCTGTCGGGACGGCGGGATTTGAACCCACGACCCCTTGACCCCCAGTGACTTACAAGCGTTCATTCAACTCCAACGCGATCAAGAGATTTCGTGAGAACATGCAGGTCAGACGGCTAGAGTCAGTGACGCGGCGTCATTCACCGTGACGCCCCATGAGGCACAGTCCACTAACGAGCCACTAACAAACGATCATCCCGGGGGAGTGGCGTTGGGGTACTCGTTCAAGCGGCTGGACCGCAACGGCCGGCCGCGCTACACCGCCTGCTACGAAGACCTCAAAGGCAAGACCGTCTCGGCGGGCACCTTCTCCTCCAAGAAGGACGCCGACAAGGCGTGGCAGCGCGCCGAAGCCGAGGTCGGCAAGGGCAGGGACCTCAACCTCAAACGCGGACGGCAGACCTTCCGCAAGTACGTGGAGGAGACCTGGCTGCCCAACCACGAGGTCGAGCCGACCACGATGCAGAGCTACCACTACGCGATCTACAAGCACGTGATGCCCGAGTTCGGCACGATGCGGATGATGGACATCCTGCCCGAACACGTACGGGCCTGGATCAGCCGCATGAAGAAGGACGGCATCTCACCCTCGACCATCCGCCACAACAAGGTCCTGCTCAGCGCGATCTTCACCACCGCACTACACGACCAGGTGACCTACATCCACCCCTGCAAAGGAGTCCGCACACCCACCGTCCCCGAAAAGCCGCTGGAGATCATCACACCCGAGCAGTTCGACGACCTCTACCACGCCCTCCCGGACGCCGACTCCAGGCTTCTCATCGAGACCGCCATCGAAACGGGCCTGCGCTGGGGCGAGCTCACCGAACTCCGCGTCCGCGACCTCAAGGCCCGATCCCGCCTCCTGACCGTCAGCCGCGTCGTGGTCGAGCTCAACCCCAAGTTCCACCCGGAAGGTAAACGCTTCCTGGTTAAGGACTACCCCAAGGACAAGGAGTGGCGCCGCTTCAAGCTCAGCGACCAGATGGTCGACAAGCTCCAGGACCACATCGACGAAGAGAAACTCGGCCTCGACGACCTCCTCTTCGTCTACCGCCCAGAAGCGACCGAAGAACAACCCGCCCCCGCCCTAGACCCCGAAACACTCGGCTGGACTCAGGAGAATGCGAAGGGGCACCGCTACCGCCACGGCACGCTGAGCGCCTACAACGCAGCTAAATGCCGATGCGACCACTGCAGGAAAGCCTTCGCGGACTACCGCGCCCGCCGCCGCGCCAACGGCAAAGACAACCCCCGCCAGCCCCGCCGCCGTGAGACCGACGGCCACATCCCCGCCAACTGGTTCCGCAAACAAATCTGGAAACCAGCACTGAAGAAAGCTGCCCTAGACACCAAGGTCCGCATACACGACCTCCGACATGCCCACGCATCATGGCTATTGGCCGGCGGAGCCGACCTCCAAGTCGTCAAAGAACGCCTCGGCCACGGCTCCATCTCCACGACCGAGCGCTACCTACACACCCTCGACGATGCCGATGACACGGCCCTCGCCGCCTTCGACAAAATCCGCAGCCGCCGCCGCACCGACTGAGGTGTTTACGTCATCGCCCGCAGGCTGCTTTCCGAAGCTTCACTGTGGCATTCATTAGAGAATCGGTGCTGGTAGGAGAGGCTTGCAATTTGAATCATCCTATCAATCGCTATACACTGGTTCCGAGTCGTCTACATGAAGCATATTAAGGGCTGCTTGAACGCTCAACTAGCACCAAGAGTACGCCGATGCCTCCGACTAGAAGGCCAAAAATAATCGCCAGAGCAGACCCTTGAACAAGAGCCACTAGAAGCGCATTCCCTGCTTTCTTTGAATCTACTGCAAGTGCAACAGTCGCGGAAGTTAGAAGAGTAAGCATAAAAACGCTTGTTGCCAACAGTGAAGCCATTAGTTTTGTTCGTGCAGTCGCAAGTCTTTGTTCAGACGCCCTCTGGGTGGGATTATTAGACGCTCGCTGTGGGAACGCGGCCAGTACTGCGATAGCTGCAATTGTGAAGCCGAGTAGCGCGCTGGCAGTGTTCGTTAGAGACGCATACGTCTGTTGTCTGGCTGGAGTGGAAGCCGCAGCAAGCAGCATCGGCCCGTATCCAGCTAGGTGCATTGCTATTGACGTTATCTCGAAAGCAATGAAAGGGATTGCGGGAACTGCCCATAGATTTCTATCCAGCCAGGCGAACATGCGAGCTAGCCGTGTGAGCATGGGTAAACCCTACCGCTAGGGTCTGACAGTCTCAAGCGCGGGCGCATGGCTTGGGCTTGAACGGCGCGAACAAACATGCCGCTGACTTGGAAATTTCGATACGCCGACTTGAGTTCGTCAATTACTGCCCGCTCGTCCGGAAGGGTGTCAACATCCGGACTTGGAGGCAAATCAGTGTGAACTTGCATTCTCTCGTTCAAGAGATTTATTTCTTCGATTCGACCGGTTCTCTCGTTTCTCCCCGAAATAATCAGACGGTCGACGAGGTCGTGCATATCTTCTACTACCTGAAAGACTGCCTCTTCTGTCGCGTCATTTAGGTAGCGATTCCGGGGCCCGTATCTTCCCATTCCGATGGTTACAGCAATGGACGGTGCAGCCTCGCCGAAGACCTGGGGGATTAGCGTTGCAAACGCACCTCCCCTGGTGTCAATATACTCTGGACGAGTCAGGGAAATCTGAACCGTGCGCAAGTGTCCTTTGATTTCTTCGAGGCGCTCGCGCATGTCCGGCCTAAAAAGTTGCTCAAAAGCTACATGTTGGTTGAGTTTTTTCCTAAGGTAAAAAGAGAGGCGTCCGAGTCTGGGAGCGTTGCTATGCAAGTCTTGCCCAACGATACCGTCGGGCCAAATAGCGACATGTGTGACATCCGCCGGGTATTGGTCGTCCAACAGTGGAAGTGGGCCCAGCTTTTCTCCAGGAGTGTACTGGGAAGGTCTTTGTGTAGGGCCTCGAAGCGCAAGTAGCTGAATAATGGTTGGTTCGGTTTCGGATCCCGCTTCAATAACCGTAATGCCAGTAGTTACTTCATCGGTCTTCAGAACGGTAGATTCCGGATCCGCGGCGATTGCTTCGGCGAGCTCCGTTGCAACTGTAGAGGGAAGGAAATCTGGCCGGTTCTGAACCGAACTCCACTTGGAGAAAACCAGTCGACGCGAGACCATGTTCGTAATACTATGCTTGCCGCGCGTCGCGCGCCAGTCGGTTGAGGTGGCACCTGGCACGACGTTTGTGCGCCAGGTTGGTGATATGTCTGTTTTATGCGTTATGGGTGTGCCGGGACGAGATCAGTCGGAGATGCCGCATGCCTGGCCCGGATCGATCGGGAGACAGCCCCCTCGCGAGGCGACGAGGGGGCTGGCGATGGGTTGTATTAAGCTTCGCCCTGCTTCGACAGCAGGCGGTGCAGGTCGGCTGTGACTACGCGGTAGGTAGTGCCGATGCGGATGATCTTGCAAGGGAAGCGATTTTCGCGGGCGAGTTGGTAAGCACGGGTTCGGCCGAGGCCGAGAGCGCGGGCGGCGGTCTCGATGGTGGTTGTCGTGGGGAGGGCGGCGAGTTCCTCGCGGGTCATCGGTTCCATCTTCAGGCCTCCTGGCTGTTCGAGCGGCGGGGTTGGGCGTAGGAGGGCCTGTCAGTGTTGGGACGCTGCGCGAGGAGTGTCTCGGTGATGGATATGGGGAAATCGGCGGCGGCCAGTGAGGCGCCGGCTCTGTCATCCTCGTATGCCTCGTCGTGGGCGTGGATGTCGTTTTTGAGCGGGGCCGGGTGGCTGTGGACGGCGTTGATCTCTGCTTGTGCTTCGGTGAGGACCGTGCAGAGGGCTTGGGCGTGGCGGCGGGCTTCGGCCAGTGACTGGCCGTGGCGGCTCAGGACTTCGGTTATGTCTTCGCCGTGGTCGTGGCCGAGGCGTCCGGCTTGTAGTTCGCGGAGGAAGAAGCGGTTGAGTTGGTCGAGAAGTTGGTCCAGGCCGAAGGTGGCTGCGCCGAGGTTGCCGAGGATGGCGTAGGCGGTGGAGGGGAGGGTCAGGCCGGGCGGGCCGGCGGTGGCGTGGTTGAGGCTGCGGACGTGGTCCGGTAGGGCGGCGGCGAGCCGGGTTGTGTCTTGGTCGTCATGGGACGGGCCGAGGGGGTCTTGCATGGGGTTGGCCATACGAGTTCTCCTTGGCGAGGTTGAGTCGCCGGTTCGGGCGGTGCTGGGTCACGGTGTTCGTCCTTCCTGGTTGGGTTTTGAACGTTGACGCGCTGGCAGGTTCTTCAGAGCGCTGTGCTCGCAATGTTGCATGCGTAGCGTTGACGATCTTTACGCTCCGTCAATTATGCGGCAGCGTTGATCATTACGCCACGACCGCGTGTCCCAACGTGGTGTGTGTCGCGCGTGGGAGTCAGCGCGACGGGGGACGGCGGCGCGCGGGAGCAGGCGGTAGGGCGGCGGTCCGGGGGCGTTGGTACGGAGCGGTTGCCAGGTGCTGGCTGAGGGGGACGGGGAAATCGGCTGCTGCGAGCCGTGCGGCGTTGTGGTTCGGGGTTTGGGGCCTTATTACTGCTGGAAGCGGTGGTGATGGTTGGCGCGGCCTTGTTCGGGTGAGGTCGGTGAGCTGTACGGCGGCTTTGCGGGCGGCTGCTGCTTGGGCGATGCGTTGTTGCGTCTGCCGGAGGTCCGCGACGGTCTCGATCAGGGCGGCGAGCTGCACGATGAGCTGGGAGAGGGCGCTGGTGAGGCTGGGACGGTGGCTGTGGTTCAGGCGGGCGCTGATTTCTGAGCGGGCCAGTGTTCGGGCGATGGTGCGGAGGGTGCTGCCGTAGGGGGTCTGGCGTGGCTGGCGTCCGTAGGGCTCGCGGGCGGCGCGATCGTAGAAGTCGGCGGCGTGCGCGAGTTCTCGGTTGCCGGTGATGGCTGCGGTGACGTGGAGGATGTCGGAGGTTGCGGCGGCTACGTCGGCGCGGACGGCGGAGTCTTGGATGTGGCGCATCTGCCAGGTGGCTGTGGCGGTGGCTCGGGCGGCCTGCTGGTAGGCCGCTGATCGTTCCTGGTGGGTGAGTTCTACTCCGCTGGGGGCGTATCGCCTGGGTGCTCGGCGGCCGTGTGCATCTGGTGGGGTGGACCAGCGGTGGCGGAGTTTGGGGAGGGTGAGGTTGGCGGCGAGTTTCCCGCCAGAGAACCAGACCGGTTGGCCCTTCTGGTTGGTGTGGTGCGGGAGCGCGACGGCGTAGCCGGTGATCTCTCCGGGAGTGCGGACGCTGTGGCGGATTTTGACCAGCACTCCTGCTTCTTTGAGGGTGGCAAAGAAGTCGTCTTCGGTCTCGGAACCGGCTGCTGCCATCGCGACGTGTCGGCGGAGTGCGGTGCGGGGTGGCTCTGGCCAGTTCTTGCGGTGGGCGAGTTCGGTTTCGGCGCGGGAGGGGCGTGGGGCCGCGGTGCGGTCGGCGGGGGCGGTCCGGGTGAGCCCGTAGCGTTCTTCGATGGCGTGGCAGGCTTTGGCGACCTTGAAGTAGTCGCGATGGACGCTGGGGTTGCGTCCGTCCTCGCGGGCCAGGACGGTGACCAGGTGGATGTGGTCGTCGGCGTGCCTGACCGCGATCCAGCGGCAGGCCTGGTCGTCGCCTCGTGGCGCGAACCCGGTCTGGTGCATCACCTCTTGGGCGATGTCGGCCCATTCATCGTCGGACAGGGGTCGGTCGGTGGGAGCTGCTCGGATCGAGCACTGCCAGACCGGTGAGGCCAGCGGGGTGTGCCTTAGGGTGTCCAGGGGCGAGGTGAGGACGCCGACCAGGTGCCGGAAGTCCCGGTTTCCTCGGGCCAGGCCGGGTTCCAGAGCCATGGGGAGTCGGAACCCGGCGACGATGTGGGGGTTGACGTGCTCGTTGTGTCTGCCGGGGCCGTACAGGTAGGAGAGCAGGCGTGCGACGCTGTGCCCGCGAGTGACTTTGCCGATCAACGCAATCGCCGACTCGTCTCAACGGAGGCCGCGTCGACTCTACGGAGAATTTTCTCCAGGTATGTCAATGCGGCGGGCAGTTCGGGTGGTGTTTGTCCTGTGCTGTTGGCGATGCGAGCTAGTTGATTCAGGTTCACGCCGATTCTGTTCAGCTGCCGCGCGATTGCGCGTAGTTCTTCGCAGAGTTCTGTGGTCTGCTGGTGTCCGTGCCCGTGTTGGCGGGTGGCTGTCCGGAGCGTGTGGACGATGAACGTCCCGTATGCCGTTCCGGCCTGGTGAGCTGCTGCGCGGATTTCTTCGTATTCCTCGTCGCTGACTCGAAATCGCATCTCTCGGTTCCGTCGGCGGCCTCCGCCGAGCTGCGAGCGCCGCTGGAGTCTCGGCGGCCTGCTGGCCTGGTCGTTGCTCGCTGCGAACACCTCCGATCACGGAAGCAGGACCGCGCCCGGTCCCGCACCACAATGGTGTGCGGTGGATTCCGATGAATCCACGACGTGTCGCGACACGTTCCTACCTTGCAGCCTCTAAGTGAGTTGGCCGCGAAATCTGCCAGCCGGTGCCGAGCAGAGTTCGAGACGGCTGTGTGGGGTTGAGTAGTGTCGACTGGTGTCGATGGGTTCGGTTTTGGGTAGGGCAGTCGATAGATTATCTGCTTTCGATATTGAAGCAGCGTTGCGACACGGCAACGCATCACGATTTTGGGCGTTCGGTTGTTTGTGCGTTGCGCTTGGGAAGCGCTTTGGCCGTTACGTGACGTGGTGGTCTGCTTCCCGTCTCGGTGAGGATGGATGCTCAACGAGACGGGGGTTGTCTGCGGTCGGGGCCTGCGGCTGGTCAGGCGATCTCGAACCAGGTATGGAGGTTGCCGGTCTCGTCTGTGTCGTAGCCGGAGCGGGTGGCCAGGGTTTCGATCAGGAGGATTCCGTGGCCGTGGTCGCGGGGTTCGGTGCCGTGGC
Proteins encoded in this region:
- a CDS encoding helix-turn-helix domain-containing protein, whose product is MASLSVEDPSDRSVGRVQAYTVEQVAEMLQIGRDKVFMLIRTGRLRSIKIGRLRRITERQLADFIASAEDKI
- a CDS encoding tyrosine recombinase XerC encodes the protein MSKIVIGKYEGTIYPEKGGYTGALALGFGPDGKRRRLKRKGRTRSQVLDRLKAAVVDLETGVKSPANYNVGEAVEDWLAKGLRGLDDDTVVNYRSLAGKHVIPLIGKVRLKDLRADDVGEWLDGLAGSLSSRSLRLVHAILKRAIRQAQARDMVIRNVAELVKTPKGTAGRPSRALTLDQARAVLEAAQSSRLHAYVVVSLLTGIRTEEARAMQWDHVVAQADGEAGWRPVTADGFEHEKFAIYVWRSVRAHGDTKTEKSRRTLELPGQAAEALRRHHARQAAQRLRAGEEWRDHGLVFCSTTGRPLDAANVRRAFRLITRKAGIGESWSPRELRHSFVSIMSDSGVPIEAIADLCGHSSPAVTGEVYRHQLRPVITRGAEVADAVFGPGKSA
- a CDS encoding site-specific integrase; this translates as MGYSFKRLDRNGRPRYTACYEDLKGKTVSAGTFSSKKDADKAWQRAEAEVGKGRDLNLKRGRQTFRKYVEETWLPNHEVEPTTMQSYHYAIYKHVMPEFGTMRMMDILPEHVRAWISRMKKDGISPSTIRHNKVLLSAIFTTALHDQVTYIHPCKGVRTPTVPEKPLEIITPEQFDDLYHALPDADSRLLIETAIETGLRWGELTELRVRDLKARSRLLTVSRVVVELNPKFHPEGKRFLVKDYPKDKEWRRFKLSDQMVDKLQDHIDEEKLGLDDLLFVYRPEATEEQPAPALDPETLGWTQENAKGHRYRHGTLSAYNAAKCRCDHCRKAFADYRARRRANGKDNPRQPRRRETDGHIPANWFRKQIWKPALKKAALDTKVRIHDLRHAHASWLLAGGADLQVVKERLGHGSISTTERYLHTLDDADDTALAAFDKIRSRRRTD
- a CDS encoding helix-turn-helix domain-containing protein → MEPMTREELAALPTTTTIETAARALGLGRTRAYQLARENRFPCKIIRIGTTYRVVTADLHRLLSKQGEA
- a CDS encoding relaxase produces the protein MIGKVTRGHSVARLLSYLYGPGRHNEHVNPHIVAGFRLPMALEPGLARGNRDFRHLVGVLTSPLDTLRHTPLASPVWQCSIRAAPTDRPLSDDEWADIAQEVMHQTGFAPRGDDQACRWIAVRHADDHIHLVTVLAREDGRNPSVHRDYFKVAKACHAIEERYGLTRTAPADRTAAPRPSRAETELAHRKNWPEPPRTALRRHVAMAAAGSETEDDFFATLKEAGVLVKIRHSVRTPGEITGYAVALPHHTNQKGQPVWFSGGKLAANLTLPKLRHRWSTPPDAHGRRAPRRYAPSGVELTHQERSAAYQQAARATATATWQMRHIQDSAVRADVAAATSDILHVTAAITGNRELAHAADFYDRAAREPYGRQPRQTPYGSTLRTIARTLARSEISARLNHSHRPSLTSALSQLIVQLAALIETVADLRQTQQRIAQAAAARKAAVQLTDLTRTRPRQPSPPLPAVIRPQTPNHNAARLAAADFPVPLSQHLATAPYQRPRTAALPPAPARRRPPSR
- a CDS encoding MobC family plasmid mobilization relaxosome protein, which gives rise to MRFRVSDEEYEEIRAAAHQAGTAYGTFIVHTLRTATRQHGHGHQQTTELCEELRAIARQLNRIGVNLNQLARIANSTGQTPPELPAALTYLEKILRRVDAASVETSRRLR